The nucleotide window GCCAGGCGTATTTGTAATGTTTGTCCCCGCCTGATACCATCAGGAGCTTTGCTTTCAAAAGCCATATCCACCGAGAATTTCCCGTTGGCCACCTGTGTATAAACTTTTTTAATAGTTAGTAGATAATCTTTACCGCCAATAGTAGCAATGCCTTCCAATCCATTATAGATGCGGTTGATATAATGCTCGTCTATATCTACCCGTACTTTATAATCGCCAATCACATCCAGTTGCCCCAGTCTTTCCCCCTTATTTTTATTCTGGCCCACTTCTGCATCCAGCGAGGTGAGTTGTCCGTCAACCGGAGCTCGTACAATCAAATCTCCGACTTTTTGGCGCATTACCGATAAGGCATTTTGTGAGCCGTTATAAGATTGTTGCGCCTGTACCAGCTGTTGCTTCGAGGATTGGGCATCCTGGCTAATCGTTTCGGTCGCCAGGTTCTTTTTTGCCATCTGGTAATTATAGGCGTTTTCACTTTGCTTCAGCTCCTGCAAACCAATAGCCTTTTTATCATATAACTTTTTATTAAGCGTATATACGCGATCTGCTTCTTTCAGTTCATTGTCTACATCAGTCATCTGGTTAAGGTTGGTAATACGGTTTTGCTGGGAGGCATTTTTGGCAATCTGCATTTGTGTGATCAGGTTGTATACCTGGGTTTCCTGTTGCACCAGGCTTAGCTGCAGATCCGTATTCGAGAGTCGAAGGATGGGCTGCCCTTTTTTCATGATGGCGCCATCTTCTACCAATTTTTCTTCTACACGACCACCTTCTGCCGCATCAAGGTAAATGGACGTAAGGGGTTGCACTACGCCATTCACGGGTATAAACTCCTGGAAATTCCCTTGTTTTACTTCGCTGATAGTAATGCGTTCCGCCTCAACATTGAGTTTCGTATTACCAGTGGTCGCATAAATACTGGCTACAATCAGCATTACCAGGCCGGCAACACCTGCAATCAGCATGATCTTTTTCTTTGACCATTTTTTTTGTTCAATTTTCCTGTCCAACCTACTAGTTTTTTAATGGTACGATGTGTTGTATGCTGATATGAACCAGTCATGCCCGGTTTCCTCCTGCTTAAAAAGCTGCCGGATTTTTGAAAGAGCAATCCGGCAGTAAAACATGAGAGAAAATCACTGATGCCTGGTAATACCATGCCATGATTGTAATTTATTTATCTTCAACTCAGTATGTGTTTTATTGGGTTGAGGTGCTGTTCGGAATCGTACACCAGCTGTCCGGTTTTGATACAGTTTTTGCAATTATCGCCGAACCCGGTATAAAAATGCATATCGGGTATCCAAATGTGGTATTATTGCATTGGCAAATGTCTTTAAAAAATATATCCATATTAGCTGTTGATGACGATGCAGATATGCTCACTGCCTTGCGTTTGTTATTGAAGGCAGAAGTGAAGCAGATCGTTACTGAAAAGAATCCTGAAAATATACGCACCCATTTATTAGAGCAAAAGTTTGACCTGCTGTTGCTTGACATGAATTTTACGAGCGCCCTTCACACGGGCAATGAGGGGCTTTACTGGTTGCGGAAGGCTAAATCCTTAGATCCAGGAATACAGGTAGTGATGATCACCGCCTACGGTGATATTGATTTAGCCGTTCGCAGTTTAAAAGATGGAGCGGCAGACTTTATTGTAAAGCCCTGGCATAATGAAAAAATGCTGGAGACTATTAAGGAGATAGTGGCGCAAAAAAATAAGTCTGCCAGAGGGGCCGTTAATGCGCTGCTACAGGCAGATGCTGCTTTTATTGCTGAGTCTCCGGCTATGCAGGATATCTTATATAAGATCAGGAAAATAGCGCCTACAGAAGCCAATATCCTGATACTGGGCGAAAACGGCACCGGTAAAGACCTGGTAGCTCAGTTAATACATCAACAGTCTTTGCGCCATAAAGGTCCTTTTATAAAAACCGATGTAGGCGCGCTAACTGCCAGTCTTTTTGAGAGTGAATTGTTTGGTTATAAACGGGGCGCTTTTACCGATGCAAGAGCAGATAGGGCAGGACGTTTTGAAATGGCTTCGGGTGGTTCGCTCTTTTTAGATGAGATCGGGAATATCGCCTTACCTCAACAGGCAAAATTACTAACTGTTTTACAAAATCGCGTGGTCCACCGCCTGGGTAGCAGCGAGCCCCAACCGGTTAACATCCGCCTGATATGCGCTACCAACCTGCCTTTGCAGGAGCTGGCCAATGAACAGCGCTTCCGTCGTGACCTGGTGTACCGGATCAATACAGTAGAGATTACCATTCCACCGTTGCGTGAAAGACGGGAAGATATTTTACCCCTGGCGCAGTATTTTCTTAAAATGTATAGCGAAAAATACCTGAAACCATCCTTGTCAATAAGCAGGCAGGCAATGGAAAAGTTGAGATTGTATCATTACCCGGGCAATGTCAGGGAATTGCAATATGCCATAGAAAGAGCGGTGATCATGTGTGAGGGAAGATACCTGGATGCGAACGACCTCGTTTTTTCGCCCATCGAAAAGCACCAGGCGCAGGACCAGGAGCCAACACAGACGAACCTGGAGGCCCTGGAAAAAAATACCATCATCAGGGTTGTTGAAAAGCATAACGGGAATATTACCAAAGCCGCAAAAGAGCTGGGACTTACACGTACCGCTTTGTACAGGCGGTTAAGTAAGTATGATATTTAGTTATGGTAATACATCAAAAATACAGACCCAGGTATGTGCTACGGTTGGTATTGCTGTTTGTTTCGTTGTTGGTTACAGCCTGGTTTTTTCTAAAAGCAGCATACGTTGTATCCGTTTTGTTTATGATACTATCGGTGGTTCAGGCGTACCTGTTTTATAAACTGGTTATGATACCATTTACCGAAATAGAAGATTTTGCTGCCGCCGCCAGATACCG belongs to Niabella yanshanensis and includes:
- a CDS encoding efflux RND transporter periplasmic adaptor subunit → MDRKIEQKKWSKKKIMLIAGVAGLVMLIVASIYATTGNTKLNVEAERITISEVKQGNFQEFIPVNGVVQPLTSIYLDAAEGGRVEEKLVEDGAIMKKGQPILRLSNTDLQLSLVQQETQVYNLITQMQIAKNASQQNRITNLNQMTDVDNELKEADRVYTLNKKLYDKKAIGLQELKQSENAYNYQMAKKNLATETISQDAQSSKQQLVQAQQSYNGSQNALSVMRQKVGDLIVRAPVDGQLTSLDAEVGQNKNKGERLGQLDVIGDYKVRVDIDEHYINRIYNGLEGIATIGGKDYLLTIKKVYTQVANGKFSVDMAFESKAPDGIRRGQTLQIRLALSDETKALLLARGGFYNKTGGRWVYKLSSDGSVAYKTDIELGRQNPDYFEVMSGLKPGDKVVTSSYENYGEDMQELVIKK
- a CDS encoding sigma-54-dependent transcriptional regulator, with protein sequence MIVIYLSSTQYVFYWVEVLFGIVHQLSGFDTVFAIIAEPGIKMHIGYPNVVLLHWQMSLKNISILAVDDDADMLTALRLLLKAEVKQIVTEKNPENIRTHLLEQKFDLLLLDMNFTSALHTGNEGLYWLRKAKSLDPGIQVVMITAYGDIDLAVRSLKDGAADFIVKPWHNEKMLETIKEIVAQKNKSARGAVNALLQADAAFIAESPAMQDILYKIRKIAPTEANILILGENGTGKDLVAQLIHQQSLRHKGPFIKTDVGALTASLFESELFGYKRGAFTDARADRAGRFEMASGGSLFLDEIGNIALPQQAKLLTVLQNRVVHRLGSSEPQPVNIRLICATNLPLQELANEQRFRRDLVYRINTVEITIPPLRERREDILPLAQYFLKMYSEKYLKPSLSISRQAMEKLRLYHYPGNVRELQYAIERAVIMCEGRYLDANDLVFSPIEKHQAQDQEPTQTNLEALEKNTIIRVVEKHNGNITKAAKELGLTRTALYRRLSKYDI